The Syntrophales bacterium genome includes a region encoding these proteins:
- a CDS encoding TonB-dependent receptor gives MISITTKKLEGDRGNIEVYGGNFKTRSLSVNCRQDIKPFGVGLSAGWDKTDGFRENDDRDKKRIGTKVNYSPSKEYSFDLSLDFDKEDRGMPGLPAFPTPRSRSENETFGSSLLCQIRGLKSGTHISRFRRGSRNPDSGLETVLNSWSLMEDLKRKFGEINTGVDFAIAEVSGNKVKTKQEEKCGIHLSKDHRFENLPLTLSGGVRCAYYSEFQEVVNPEIKLCFDRDNFSIRTAAVKTNNAPSFLQRYYESSTTSPNPDLGMEKAMNYSAAFSYHPDKVFEGGITLFYNRVKDRITYVCGEGGTGGGYENFGKVTLKGTEVSCKWEPCDSLEIKPSYTYLSAKDDDTGKWLPCKPEHKAKFDIRYKPFVDLTVYLDTKYVSKQYSRADNTESVPGYFIADFRADYYLKKIRLFMKIENLFDKNYLYGDGYPAPPLTWKVGLNYEF, from the coding sequence GTGATCAGTATAACGACTAAAAAACTTGAGGGAGACAGGGGGAATATTGAGGTCTATGGCGGAAATTTCAAAACCCGGAGCTTAAGCGTCAATTGCAGGCAGGACATCAAACCTTTCGGCGTCGGATTATCCGCCGGCTGGGATAAGACCGACGGTTTTAGAGAAAATGACGATAGAGATAAAAAAAGGATAGGAACAAAAGTTAATTATTCGCCATCTAAGGAGTATTCGTTTGATTTGTCATTAGATTTTGACAAAGAAGATAGAGGAATGCCTGGTTTGCCCGCCTTCCCGACCCCGAGATCCAGATCAGAAAACGAGACCTTCGGTTCCTCTCTCCTATGTCAGATCAGGGGCTTAAAAAGCGGCACACACATAAGCCGCTTTAGAAGGGGAAGCAGAAACCCGGACAGCGGACTGGAGACTGTCTTGAACAGCTGGTCATTAATGGAGGATTTAAAGCGAAAATTCGGGGAGATAAACACGGGGGTAGATTTTGCGATTGCCGAGGTAAGCGGAAATAAGGTTAAGACGAAACAGGAAGAAAAATGCGGAATTCATCTTTCAAAAGATCATCGTTTTGAGAATCTTCCGCTGACTTTAAGCGGTGGGGTGCGCTGTGCTTATTACTCTGAATTTCAAGAGGTGGTTAATCCCGAGATTAAACTGTGTTTTGACAGGGACAATTTTAGCATCCGGACCGCTGCTGTAAAGACCAATAACGCCCCTTCATTCCTTCAGAGATATTACGAAAGCAGCACAACATCGCCAAATCCCGATCTGGGTATGGAAAAGGCGATGAATTACAGCGCCGCTTTTTCATACCATCCGGACAAGGTATTTGAAGGGGGCATCACTCTCTTCTACAACAGGGTGAAAGACCGCATAACATATGTGTGTGGAGAAGGGGGTACCGGAGGAGGGTATGAAAATTTCGGGAAGGTGACTCTCAAGGGAACAGAGGTCTCCTGTAAGTGGGAACCATGCGATTCTCTGGAGATCAAGCCATCTTACACCTATCTCTCAGCTAAGGACGATGATACGGGCAAATGGCTTCCCTGCAAACCAGAGCATAAAGCAAAATTTGACATACGATATAAACCTTTTGTCGATCTAACCGTGTATCTGGACACAAAATATGTCTCAAAACAGTATTCCCGCGCGGACAATACGGAATCTGTGCCAGGATATTTCATTGCCGATTTCCGAGCGGATTATTACCTGAAGAAGATAAGGTTGTTTATGAAGATTGAAAACCTGTTCGACAAGAATTACTTATACGGGGATGGCTATCCTGCGCCGCCTTTAACCTGGAAGGTTGGTTTGAATTATGAATTTTGA